A single window of Desulfovibrio sp. G11 DNA harbors:
- a CDS encoding FkbM family methyltransferase, protein MNSLTGLFSPSELAALKKHIFVFSEGRFSSWDAVKDRQVVVFGAGHYGRGTIDLLLKEGVTPLFCVDADSTRIGTSYKNILTRPVAALAEAKNALVVLSSAYAGEMFTLCRQYPVETVLPIELPLASTPVAPIGLHMEEYEHNANLAELVALLDPTSREVLKNFLSFQFTLDLTYMQKAYTPHPYFDRDFLHRIRYDVFCDLGASFGDTWHDYRTFTPCGKKNEYTYYAVEPDLNSFLQLQKNTINDRNVLPLFAAISATDGMTYISTEGQGSNLYFVDERKRAEVPMRSLDSLFHRLGPKPTVIKADVEGGEANVLDGGHNLLRTVKPDLIFSLYHKKNDFYELPLRIAKAGAYELGIRQHTTSYGELMVYALAKERQ, encoded by the coding sequence ATGAATAGCTTAACAGGTCTTTTTTCTCCCAGTGAACTGGCTGCCCTAAAAAAACACATTTTTGTTTTTTCAGAGGGGCGCTTTTCTTCATGGGATGCCGTCAAAGACCGTCAAGTTGTGGTTTTTGGAGCAGGACATTATGGCCGAGGGACCATTGATTTATTGCTAAAAGAAGGCGTCACTCCTCTATTTTGCGTTGATGCTGACTCTACGCGTATCGGTACTAGCTATAAAAACATCCTCACACGCCCGGTCGCGGCACTTGCCGAAGCCAAAAACGCGCTGGTGGTACTTTCGTCCGCCTATGCCGGAGAAATGTTTACATTGTGCCGACAGTACCCGGTGGAGACGGTCTTACCCATAGAGCTTCCCCTAGCGTCCACCCCAGTAGCCCCCATCGGCCTGCACATGGAAGAGTATGAACACAATGCCAACCTAGCTGAACTTGTCGCCCTACTTGATCCAACATCCAGAGAAGTTCTCAAAAACTTTTTATCTTTTCAGTTTACGCTAGACTTAACATACATGCAAAAAGCGTATACCCCGCATCCATACTTTGATCGAGACTTCCTGCACCGCATCCGCTATGACGTTTTTTGTGATCTGGGTGCTAGCTTTGGCGACACTTGGCACGATTACCGCACCTTCACGCCCTGCGGCAAAAAAAATGAATATACTTACTATGCCGTTGAACCGGATCTGAACAGTTTTTTGCAGCTACAAAAAAATACTATCAATGACCGCAATGTGCTGCCTCTGTTTGCTGCCATATCCGCGACTGACGGCATGACGTACATCTCAACGGAGGGACAAGGTTCCAATCTTTATTTTGTAGACGAAAGAAAAAGAGCTGAGGTGCCTATGCGCAGCCTTGACAGCCTATTCCATCGGCTGGGCCCCAAGCCCACTGTCATTAAAGCGGATGTGGAAGGAGGGGAGGCGAACGTATTGGACGGAGGGCACAATCTCCTACGCACGGTGAAACCAGATCTAATTTTTTCTCTCTATCACAAAAAGAATGATTTTTACGAACTTCCTCTGCGTATTGCGAAAGCGGGTGCATACGAACTGGGCATACGCCAGCATACTACATCTTACGGGGAGCTTATGGTGTATGCCCTGGCAAAGGAGCGGCAATGA
- a CDS encoding FkbM family methyltransferase, protein MKNSPIVFWGVGNTALYYSGILEYEGIRPDFFVDTAAEKVGARINGIVIADGRRICSLNNPLVLVATTARETFFSIKKQALALNSHARCISVDAYVLAKNERKIQETLNIFSDQASREKYLAVVESRKKLMDVPPWLVESPMFRYESGLPFQLPRLNDVVVDAGAYCGDSLEKFLFSHDAHIQTYYAFEPDDRYFAALLTRCQRLVREWALNEETLVPVKNCLSRYNGSGVLRNWNLAGGGSALLSADAPVWGQSSTVDVTTIDTFFAHKEVTFIKADIEGAEYDMLLGAQETICRCKPRLAISLYHNPSDMYRIPLLLKNFAVNYQFAFHHYSPTWGDSLLYAW, encoded by the coding sequence ATGAAAAATTCTCCCATCGTTTTCTGGGGGGTTGGCAATACAGCACTGTATTATAGCGGTATTCTGGAATATGAAGGCATCCGTCCTGACTTTTTCGTAGACACTGCAGCAGAAAAAGTCGGCGCACGGATCAATGGCATTGTTATTGCCGATGGCCGAAGAATCTGCTCTCTAAATAATCCGCTCGTACTGGTTGCCACAACTGCTAGAGAAACATTTTTTTCCATAAAAAAGCAAGCGCTCGCCCTCAACAGTCATGCTCGCTGTATATCTGTTGACGCTTACGTCCTTGCCAAAAATGAAAGAAAAATCCAAGAAACCCTTAATATTTTTTCCGATCAAGCTTCACGGGAAAAATATCTTGCGGTGGTGGAAAGCAGAAAAAAACTGATGGACGTCCCTCCTTGGCTGGTGGAATCACCCATGTTTCGCTACGAAAGTGGCCTTCCTTTCCAGTTGCCGCGTCTCAACGATGTTGTGGTTGATGCGGGGGCCTATTGCGGGGATTCCTTGGAAAAATTTCTTTTTTCGCACGACGCCCATATCCAAACATACTACGCTTTTGAACCGGATGATCGATATTTTGCCGCACTTCTTACCCGCTGCCAACGGCTTGTCCGGGAATGGGCCTTAAATGAAGAGACACTCGTGCCTGTAAAAAACTGTCTGAGCCGCTACAATGGCAGTGGCGTTCTCAGAAACTGGAATCTGGCAGGCGGGGGGAGTGCTCTTCTATCTGCCGACGCTCCCGTTTGGGGACAATCCTCTACTGTAGACGTCACAACCATTGATACGTTTTTTGCGCACAAGGAAGTTACCTTCATCAAAGCCGATATTGAAGGTGCAGAGTATGATATGCTGCTGGGTGCCCAAGAAACCATATGTCGCTGCAAGCCGCGACTGGCCATTTCTCTGTATCATAACCCATCAGACATGTACCGTATTCCTCTTTTGCTGAAAAATTTCGCAGTCAACTACCAATTTGCATTTCATCACTATTCCCCGACCTGGGGAGATAGCCTACTTTACGCTTGGTAA